Part of the Bacteroidota bacterium genome is shown below.
CCCTATTATTTTGTCTTTGTTTTTTTTATTTACTTTGGGCAAAAGTTTTAACAACCTATGACCCCAAGCATCACCACAATAACAGCAAAAAAACTGGTAGGCACATCCGTTACCATGTCGTTTGCCAATAACAAAACAGGGCTTTTATGGCAAACATTTATGCCCAAGAGAAATGCAATACAGCATACTAACAACAACGATTTATACTCCCTGCAACTATACCCAAGCTCCATTATTGAAAATGGATTTAGCTTTGATACCCAATTTGAAAAATTGGCATTGAAAGAAGTAAGCAGCTTTGACAATATACCTGAAGGCATGCAACCGTTTGTTTTACCCGCTGGCTTGTATGCTGTTTTTCATTATAAAGGACTATCAACCGACACTACCATATTTGATTTTATATTTAAAACCTGGTTACCACAGTCAGGTTATGTATTAGACAACAGGCCACATTTTGAAATACTGGGTGCTTTATACAAAAACAATGACCCTGCCTCGGAAGAAGATATTTATATACCCATCAAACTAAAATAGTCAATATGCCAACTGCTCCTAAAACAGCCCGGACATGCAGTCGCGGGCACGTATATTATAAAAGCAGCGATTGTCCTACCTGCCCCATTTGCGAAAAAGAGAATAAACCGGAAAGTAGTTTCCTGGCTTTACTATCGGCACCCGCACGCAGAGCACTGCAACAAAAAGGCATTGATAGTTTAGCCCTGTTAGCTACTTATACCGAGGCCGATATTTTA
Proteins encoded:
- a CDS encoding GyrI-like domain-containing protein, giving the protein MTPSITTITAKKLVGTSVTMSFANNKTGLLWQTFMPKRNAIQHTNNNDLYSLQLYPSSIIENGFSFDTQFEKLALKEVSSFDNIPEGMQPFVLPAGLYAVFHYKGLSTDTTIFDFIFKTWLPQSGYVLDNRPHFEILGALYKNNDPASEEDIYIPIKLK
- a CDS encoding RNA polymerase alpha subunit C-terminal domain-containing protein, which translates into the protein MPTAPKTARTCSRGHVYYKSSDCPTCPICEKENKPESSFLALLSAPARRALQQKGIDSLALLATYTEADILQLHGVGKTTLPVLRKVLLAEGLHFKG